A stretch of Canis aureus isolate CA01 chromosome 28, VMU_Caureus_v.1.0, whole genome shotgun sequence DNA encodes these proteins:
- the UQCRB gene encoding cytochrome b-c1 complex subunit 7 isoform X1, protein MAGRSVAASSRWLEGIRKWYYNAAGFNKLGLMRDDTIYENEDVKEAIRRLPENLYNDRMFRIKRALDLTMRHQILPKEQWTKYEEDKFYLEPYLKEVIRERKEREEWAKK, encoded by the exons ATGGCGGGCCGGTCAG TTGCAGCATCAAGCCGGTGGCTGGAGGGCATTCGGAAGTGGTATTACAATGCTGCAGGGTTCAATAAACTGG GGTTAATGCGAGACGATACAATATACGAAAATGAGGATGTGAAGGAGGCCATAAGAAGGCTTCCTGAGAACCTTTACAATGACAGGATGTTCCGCATTAAGAGGGCGCTGGACCTGACCATGAGGCATCAGATCTTGCCTAAGGAGCAGTGGACGAAATACGAGGAG gataaattctaCCTTGAACCTTATCTGAAAGAAGTTATtcgagaaagaaaagagagagaagaatgggCAAAGAAATAA
- the UQCRB gene encoding cytochrome b-c1 complex subunit 7 isoform X2, whose amino-acid sequence MRDDTIYENEDVKEAIRRLPENLYNDRMFRIKRALDLTMRHQILPKEQWTKYEEDKFYLEPYLKEVIRERKEREEWAKK is encoded by the exons ATGCGAGACGATACAATATACGAAAATGAGGATGTGAAGGAGGCCATAAGAAGGCTTCCTGAGAACCTTTACAATGACAGGATGTTCCGCATTAAGAGGGCGCTGGACCTGACCATGAGGCATCAGATCTTGCCTAAGGAGCAGTGGACGAAATACGAGGAG gataaattctaCCTTGAACCTTATCTGAAAGAAGTTATtcgagaaagaaaagagagagaagaatgggCAAAGAAATAA